In the genome of Cuculus canorus isolate bCucCan1 chromosome 28, bCucCan1.pri, whole genome shotgun sequence, one region contains:
- the EFNA4 gene encoding ephrin-A4 isoform X1 → MRPAPLLALLLWAPLLWAPPVRDHRHGVHWNGSNPRFLRDDYTIQVAINDYLDIYCPHYEGTVPAGRAETFTLFMVDQEGYRGCYETPGAFKRWVCNRPHAPFGPVRFSEKIQRFTPFSLGFEFQPGETYYYISIPSPESTGRCLKLRVYVCCRGTTPEPVTEVPNSQPRGRGGPEGISLPAGITKTPAPLAILPRCWAPCGPCSAPGPSPHLVPFPMDPLPRGGPGTPRPWSGRGVPDAAPLLPCPPARTHTDLSSGKTPSSVPSSPAPTVWF, encoded by the exons ATGCGCCCCGCGCCGCTGCTCGCGCTGCTGCTCTGGGCGCCGCTGCTCTGGGCGCCGCCGGTGCGAGACCACCGTCACGGCGTCCACTGGAACGGCAGCAACCCCAG GTTTTTGCGGGACGACTACACCATCCAGGTGGCCATCAATGACTACTTGGACATCTACTGCCCACACTACGAGGGGACTGTGCCCGCCGGCCGGGCAGAGACCTTCACACTCTTCATGGTGGACCAAGAAGGTTATCGTGGTTGCTACGAAACCCCCGGTGCCTTCAAGCGCTGGGTGTGCAACCGACCCCACGCGCCCTTCGGCCCCGTCCGCTTCTCCGAGAAGATCCAACGCTTCACTCCCTTCTCGCTCGGCTTCGAGTTCCAGCCGGGAGAGACCTACTACTACATCT CCATTCCCAGCCCCGAGAGCACCGGGCGCTGCCTGAAGCTCCGCGTCTACGTCTGCTGCAGAGGCACCA CGCCGGAGCCGGTGACGGAGGTTCCCAATTCGCAGCCCCGTGGACGTGGGGGTCCGGAGG ggaTCTCGCTCCCCGCTGGCATCACCAAAACACCGGCCCCGCTGGCCATCCTGCCCCGGTGCTGGGCTCCCTGCGgaccctgctctgccccagggcCGTCACCTCATCTCGTGCCTTTCCCCATGGACCCTCTGCCCCGGGGGGGGCCGGGGACCCCCAGGCCCTGGAGCGGGAGGGGGGTACCGGATGCGGCCCCTCTGCTGCCTTGTCCTCCTGCGAGGACACACACGGATCTGTCTTCTGGGAAGACGCCCTCCTCAGTGCCGTCGTCACCGGCCCCTACGGTTTGGTTTTAA
- the EFNA4 gene encoding ephrin-A4 isoform X3, with protein sequence MRPAPLLALLLWAPLLWAPPVRDHRHGVHWNGSNPRFLRDDYTIQVAINDYLDIYCPHYEGTVPAGRAETFTLFMVDQEGYRGCYETPGAFKRWVCNRPHAPFGPVRFSEKIQRFTPFSLGFEFQPGETYYYISIPSPESTGRCLKLRVYVCCRGTTPEPVTEVPNSQPRGRGGPEDAVPARGVAAPLQPCTPCLVLVLLALLRI encoded by the exons ATGCGCCCCGCGCCGCTGCTCGCGCTGCTGCTCTGGGCGCCGCTGCTCTGGGCGCCGCCGGTGCGAGACCACCGTCACGGCGTCCACTGGAACGGCAGCAACCCCAG GTTTTTGCGGGACGACTACACCATCCAGGTGGCCATCAATGACTACTTGGACATCTACTGCCCACACTACGAGGGGACTGTGCCCGCCGGCCGGGCAGAGACCTTCACACTCTTCATGGTGGACCAAGAAGGTTATCGTGGTTGCTACGAAACCCCCGGTGCCTTCAAGCGCTGGGTGTGCAACCGACCCCACGCGCCCTTCGGCCCCGTCCGCTTCTCCGAGAAGATCCAACGCTTCACTCCCTTCTCGCTCGGCTTCGAGTTCCAGCCGGGAGAGACCTACTACTACATCT CCATTCCCAGCCCCGAGAGCACCGGGCGCTGCCTGAAGCTCCGCGTCTACGTCTGCTGCAGAGGCACCA CGCCGGAGCCGGTGACGGAGGTTCCCAATTCGCAGCCCCGTGGACGTGGGGGTCCGGAGG ACGCGGTGCCCGCTCGAGGCGTCGCAGCGCCgctgcagccctgcaccccGTGCCTGGTGCTCGTGCTCCTCGCCCTACTCCGGATCTGA
- the EFNA4 gene encoding ephrin-A4 isoform X2: MRPAPLLALLLWAPLLWAPPVRDHRHGVHWNGSNPRFLRDDYTIQVAINDYLDIYCPHYEGTVPAGRAETFTLFMVDQEGYRGCYETPGAFKRWVCNRPHAPFGPVRFSEKIQRFTPFSLGFEFQPGETYYYISIPSPESTGRCLKLRVYVCCRGTTPEPVTEVPNSQPRGRGGPEADAVPARGVAAPLQPCTPCLVLVLLALLRI; this comes from the exons ATGCGCCCCGCGCCGCTGCTCGCGCTGCTGCTCTGGGCGCCGCTGCTCTGGGCGCCGCCGGTGCGAGACCACCGTCACGGCGTCCACTGGAACGGCAGCAACCCCAG GTTTTTGCGGGACGACTACACCATCCAGGTGGCCATCAATGACTACTTGGACATCTACTGCCCACACTACGAGGGGACTGTGCCCGCCGGCCGGGCAGAGACCTTCACACTCTTCATGGTGGACCAAGAAGGTTATCGTGGTTGCTACGAAACCCCCGGTGCCTTCAAGCGCTGGGTGTGCAACCGACCCCACGCGCCCTTCGGCCCCGTCCGCTTCTCCGAGAAGATCCAACGCTTCACTCCCTTCTCGCTCGGCTTCGAGTTCCAGCCGGGAGAGACCTACTACTACATCT CCATTCCCAGCCCCGAGAGCACCGGGCGCTGCCTGAAGCTCCGCGTCTACGTCTGCTGCAGAGGCACCA CGCCGGAGCCGGTGACGGAGGTTCCCAATTCGCAGCCCCGTGGACGTGGGGGTCCGGAGG CAGACGCGGTGCCCGCTCGAGGCGTCGCAGCGCCgctgcagccctgcaccccGTGCCTGGTGCTCGTGCTCCTCGCCCTACTCCGGATCTGA